One genomic window of Candidatus Bathyarchaeota archaeon includes the following:
- a CDS encoding adenylate kinase family protein, with protein sequence MKRVLVLAGTPGVGKSSVSSLLTSRLCGILVSLGNLVRHEGLSCGLDKNRGTLIADSERVSKRVRGIIEQTKGYVIVDGHFAMDVVAAEDVFLAFVLRRNPDELREILKERGFKEGKIAENVAAEILDVCLFDAVKAYGEKKVCEVDVSGRTVEEVVDEIMCVVNGRSKCRVGVVDWLTKLESEGRLDEFLV encoded by the coding sequence ATGAAGCGAGTTTTGGTATTGGCTGGTACGCCTGGCGTTGGCAAGTCCTCAGTATCTAGTCTCTTGACTTCTCGCCTATGCGGTATACTTGTCAGCTTGGGTAATTTGGTTAGACATGAGGGATTAAGCTGTGGCTTAGACAAGAATCGTGGAACTTTAATTGCTGACTCAGAAAGAGTTTCTAAGCGTGTTAGAGGAATTATTGAGCAAACTAAGGGTTATGTTATTGTTGACGGTCACTTCGCTATGGATGTAGTGGCGGCTGAGGACGTTTTCTTGGCTTTTGTTTTGAGACGTAACCCAGACGAGTTGCGGGAGATTTTGAAGGAGCGAGGTTTTAAGGAGGGAAAGATTGCAGAGAATGTTGCGGCTGAGATTTTGGATGTTTGTCTGTTTGACGCTGTGAAGGCTTATGGGGAGAAGAAGGTTTGTGAAGTTGATGTTTCAGGTAGAACTGTTGAGGAAGTTGTTGACGAAATAATGTGTGTTGTTAATGGTCGCAGCAAGTGTCGTGTTGGCGTTGTAGACTGGTTAACAAAGTTGGA